From Longimicrobiaceae bacterium, one genomic window encodes:
- the rpmD gene encoding 50S ribosomal protein L30, producing the protein MAKIKITQTKSGVGAPAKHRRTLAALGIKHQRSVIHEDTPQIRGMVFQVRHLVQVSVAEGQENHG; encoded by the coding sequence GTGGCTAAGATCAAGATCACCCAGACCAAGAGCGGCGTGGGTGCGCCCGCGAAGCACCGCCGTACGCTGGCGGCGCTGGGCATCAAGCACCAGCGCTCCGTGATCCACGAGGACACCCCCCAGATCCGGGGGATGGTCTTCCAGGTGCGCCACCTCGTGCAGGTGAGCGTCGCAGAAGGGCAGGAGAACCATGGCTGA